A single region of the Vibrio chagasii genome encodes:
- a CDS encoding LysR family transcriptional regulator, which produces MDKFSDMAMFVSIVKHQGLAAAGRELGLSPATMTARLQALEERYGVKLLNRSTRHVSLTDSGELYHKACLEILDNVSEAENLIQNGVKEVKGPLKIAAPKDIGKQYILPILSEFCQQYPDVIPYLYLNDNLSNIAESGMDVVIRYGELVDSSLISRRLSPSRRVLCASPEYLAKHGTPLTPQDLVDHDCLAMLRSNEELKTWHFQDHDMKKSITVVPKRFSDDGEVIRYWALKSEGIALKSVLDVQDDINNQRLVTLLNGYMKNFNTSTSVSSADLNVVYISKKYQPKRIRLFLDFLIDNFGRLTDKSIN; this is translated from the coding sequence ATGGATAAGTTTTCAGACATGGCGATGTTCGTCAGCATCGTGAAGCATCAGGGGTTGGCTGCGGCAGGGCGAGAGCTAGGCTTATCACCTGCGACCATGACGGCAAGGCTACAAGCTCTGGAGGAACGATATGGCGTGAAGCTGTTGAATCGAAGTACTCGACATGTGTCTTTAACTGACTCTGGCGAGCTGTATCACAAGGCGTGTTTGGAGATATTGGATAACGTTAGCGAAGCCGAAAACTTGATTCAAAATGGTGTCAAAGAGGTTAAAGGCCCTTTAAAAATCGCCGCTCCCAAAGACATCGGCAAGCAGTACATTCTTCCTATTCTCTCTGAGTTCTGTCAGCAATATCCCGACGTGATCCCTTACCTGTATTTGAACGATAACCTGTCGAATATTGCAGAGTCGGGCATGGATGTGGTGATTCGCTACGGAGAGTTAGTTGACAGCAGTTTGATATCAAGACGTTTATCCCCGAGCCGACGTGTGCTGTGTGCTTCTCCTGAATATCTTGCCAAGCATGGAACGCCCCTAACGCCGCAAGACTTAGTAGACCATGACTGCTTAGCCATGCTGCGTAGCAATGAAGAACTCAAGACATGGCACTTTCAAGATCACGATATGAAGAAGTCGATTACCGTTGTGCCAAAGCGATTCTCAGACGATGGCGAAGTGATTCGCTACTGGGCATTAAAAAGCGAGGGTATTGCGCTCAAATCAGTGTTGGATGTGCAAGATGACATCAATAACCAACGCCTTGTGACTTTGCTCAACGGCTATATGAAAAACTTCAATACTTCGACCTCTGTATCAAGCGCAGACTTGAATGTGGTGTACATCAGCAAGAAGTATCAACCTAAGCGAATTCGACTATTTTTGGATTTCCTAATCGATAATTTTGGCCGTTTGACAGATAAATCAATTAATTAA
- a CDS encoding ribosome recycling factor family protein → MFSVPLNSFVHRVSDKSQVMANAAECGCQLKRVRRSRNWLLVAQEHQLIEFKALLTHEKDGWITVAIDKVLPKPVVCLASLLAATPSMTVAQLVMESGCSMAEARRAIDDYEGL, encoded by the coding sequence ATGTTTAGCGTCCCACTGAATAGTTTTGTACATCGTGTGAGTGATAAGAGCCAAGTAATGGCAAACGCTGCTGAGTGTGGATGTCAGTTGAAGCGAGTTCGTCGCTCACGCAACTGGTTATTGGTGGCTCAAGAGCATCAATTGATCGAATTCAAAGCTTTGTTAACTCATGAAAAAGACGGCTGGATAACTGTAGCCATAGACAAGGTACTGCCAAAACCTGTGGTGTGTTTGGCGTCGCTGTTAGCCGCAACTCCTTCTATGACCGTTGCTCAATTGGTGATGGAGTCTGGATGTTCAATGGCCGAAGCACGACGAGCCATTGATGACTATGAAGGGTTATAG
- a CDS encoding DNA polymerase III subunit epsilon, translating to MSKLTSAERKARDNERFSQRVNERREKGEDVTAYALTNKKAVKFLTKSEKKRLNEMKIARQEELRQKEQEELNRIEDAFTIKQFDDE from the coding sequence ATGAGCAAGTTAACCTCAGCGGAGCGTAAAGCTCGCGACAATGAACGTTTCTCACAACGCGTAAACGAGCGCAGAGAAAAAGGTGAAGACGTAACTGCTTACGCATTAACCAACAAAAAAGCCGTTAAGTTCCTGACCAAGTCAGAGAAGAAACGTCTCAATGAGATGAAAATTGCTCGCCAAGAAGAGCTTCGTCAGAAAGAACAAGAAGAGCTGAACCGAATCGAAGACGCCTTCACCATCAAACAGTTCGACGACGAATAA
- a CDS encoding SDR family oxidoreductase: protein MNNLVTNQEKSTFVIIGGTSGIGKALAMQLRNEDNTVHIAGRHTGVDISNEKSICEYFESIGPFDHLVVTAGSSAPAGKVTDVALEDAKTAFDTKFWGSLNVAKHAARYIKPNGSITLTTGMLSRKVVSGTYVKTAINAALESVTKVLAKELSPIRVNAVSPGLTMTEAYKNMDDSSRNAMYDNAKNNLPVGKVGDASEAAMGYLFAIKNSYVTGSIIDIDGGALLG from the coding sequence ATGAACAACTTAGTAACGAACCAAGAAAAAAGCACTTTCGTCATCATTGGTGGCACGTCTGGCATCGGTAAAGCATTAGCGATGCAATTGAGAAACGAAGACAACACAGTACACATTGCTGGTCGACATACAGGCGTTGATATCAGTAATGAAAAGTCGATTTGCGAGTACTTCGAATCCATTGGTCCCTTCGATCATTTGGTGGTTACGGCTGGCTCATCTGCTCCCGCAGGAAAGGTGACAGATGTTGCGCTTGAAGACGCAAAAACGGCATTTGATACCAAATTTTGGGGCAGCCTGAACGTTGCCAAGCATGCGGCACGTTACATCAAACCCAACGGTTCTATCACGCTCACCACAGGCATGTTGTCGCGCAAAGTAGTCTCAGGCACTTACGTAAAAACCGCCATCAACGCCGCACTAGAGAGCGTGACTAAAGTGCTTGCAAAAGAACTTTCGCCTATTCGAGTGAACGCCGTCAGCCCAGGCTTAACCATGACCGAAGCCTACAAGAATATGGACGACTCATCTCGTAACGCCATGTATGACAACGCCAAGAATAACTTACCTGTTGGTAAAGTCGGTGATGCTTCAGAGGCCGCCATGGGCTACCTGTTCGCGATTAAAAACTCATATGTGACTGGCTCAATTATCGACATCGATGGCGGCGCGCTACTCGGCTAA
- a CDS encoding OsmC family protein, whose amino-acid sequence MSDYGALIRWQKGGDEAFSDNQYSRGHTWEFDGGVIVPASSSPHVVPLPLSVAENVDPEEAFIAAIASCHMLTFLGIAAKQKYLIDSYVDDAVGVLEEDESGRSSVTKVTLRPKIVFLGTKNPTAKQLDKLHHLAHKNCFIANSVKTEIVVEMRD is encoded by the coding sequence ATGTCTGATTATGGTGCCCTGATTCGCTGGCAGAAAGGCGGCGATGAGGCTTTTAGCGATAACCAATACAGTCGCGGGCATACGTGGGAATTTGATGGTGGCGTTATCGTACCTGCGTCGTCATCACCTCATGTGGTGCCATTGCCACTTTCGGTGGCTGAAAATGTTGATCCAGAAGAAGCCTTTATTGCGGCGATTGCCAGTTGTCATATGCTGACGTTTTTGGGCATTGCAGCTAAACAGAAGTACCTGATCGACTCTTATGTCGATGATGCCGTCGGTGTGCTGGAAGAAGATGAATCAGGTCGTTCATCTGTGACTAAGGTGACTCTGCGCCCTAAGATTGTGTTTTTAGGTACCAAAAATCCTACCGCCAAGCAGCTCGACAAACTGCATCACTTGGCGCACAAAAACTGTTTCATTGCGAACTCGGTCAAGACTGAGATTGTGGTCGAGATGCGAGATTAA
- a CDS encoding GFA family protein, producing MKIVGNTLIKPFHKATCHCGAVELELSLPNGIEKPRRCDCSICRRKGAVVGSVALDGIKILKGAEHLKLYQFNTNTAKHYFCSNCGIYTHHQRRSSPNEYGFNIGCLEGVNPFDIGDVVTNDGVNHPADR from the coding sequence ATGAAAATAGTTGGCAATACGCTGATCAAACCATTCCATAAAGCGACCTGTCACTGCGGTGCGGTGGAGTTAGAGCTTAGCCTACCTAACGGCATCGAAAAGCCGCGTCGCTGCGATTGCTCTATTTGTCGTCGTAAAGGGGCGGTTGTTGGTTCTGTAGCCTTGGATGGTATCAAGATCCTCAAAGGTGCAGAGCATCTCAAGTTATATCAATTCAATACCAACACCGCGAAGCACTACTTCTGTTCGAACTGCGGTATCTATACCCACCATCAACGTCGCTCTAGCCCAAATGAATATGGATTCAATATTGGTTGCTTGGAAGGGGTGAACCCTTTTGATATTGGTGATGTGGTGACTAACGATGGGGTTAACCACCCTGCGGATCGCTAA
- a CDS encoding DUF3833 domain-containing protein — MNPKTTIIKFALAILSLSWLTGCGSASLDNHVDTTPELKLETFFNGELMAYGMVLDRSGNLLRRFDAKLIATWEGNNGEIKEWFSFADGERSTRIWNLIKTGDNTYSGTANDVVGTAYGETQGSALYWKYDLEIEVDGSTYEVTLDDWMFLMDETRLFNKTEMSKFGFKVGEVILYIEKI; from the coding sequence ATGAATCCAAAAACAACAATAATCAAATTTGCTCTAGCAATACTGTCTCTTAGTTGGCTAACAGGCTGCGGCTCTGCCAGCCTTGATAATCACGTCGACACAACACCAGAGCTCAAACTTGAGACCTTCTTCAATGGCGAGTTAATGGCTTACGGTATGGTACTCGACCGCTCCGGCAACTTGCTACGACGCTTTGATGCCAAACTGATCGCTACGTGGGAAGGCAACAACGGTGAAATCAAAGAGTGGTTCTCATTTGCCGATGGTGAACGCTCAACCCGAATTTGGAACCTGATAAAAACCGGCGACAACACTTACTCAGGCACTGCTAACGATGTGGTAGGAACCGCTTATGGTGAAACCCAAGGCTCTGCTCTGTACTGGAAATACGACCTAGAAATTGAAGTCGATGGCAGTACCTATGAAGTCACACTAGATGATTGGATGTTCTTAATGGACGAAACGCGATTATTCAACAAGACCGAAATGTCCAAGTTCGGCTTTAAGGTCGGAGAGGTCATCCTGTACATCGAAAAGATTTAG
- a CDS encoding RNA recognition motif domain-containing protein, with amino-acid sequence MKLLVRNLSRSTTEQDIRVLFSEFGSVKACNLVLDQETGYSKGFAFVEMPEQEEAKTALDKLHMTKLGKNTIRVKVANS; translated from the coding sequence ATGAAACTTCTAGTTCGTAACCTATCTCGCTCAACAACAGAGCAAGACATCCGTGTACTATTTTCTGAGTTCGGTTCAGTAAAAGCATGCAACCTAGTATTAGACCAAGAAACTGGCTACTCAAAAGGTTTTGCTTTCGTTGAAATGCCAGAGCAAGAAGAAGCGAAAACTGCACTAGACAAGCTGCACATGACCAAGCTTGGCAAAAACACGATTCGTGTAAAAGTCGCTAACTCTTAA